Proteins from a single region of Argopecten irradians isolate NY chromosome 7, Ai_NY, whole genome shotgun sequence:
- the LOC138327149 gene encoding putative carbonic anhydrase 2: MHENKFGRDSRSTHHYYAIIQLGKYLGGRRRGRRGGRRRRERPRRTGRRGRRGRRGGRRRQGGRGGGRGREEEGGGDHEEEEEDDDKEEEEDDDNEEEDEEDDEEDDDNEQQDDHEEEEDDDKEEETTTTRRRRRTTTRRRRRTTTRRRRSM; this comes from the exons ATGCACGAAAACAAATTCGGCAGAGATTCTAGGTCTACCCATCATTACTATGCCATTATCCAGTTGGGAAAATAtcttg GAGGACGACGACGAGGACGACGAGGAGGACGACGACGACGAGAACGACCAAGGAGGACGGGGAGGAGAGGACGACGAGGACGACGAGGAGGACGACGACGACAAGGAGGACGGGGAGGAGGACGAGGACgagaggaggagggaggaggagaccacgaggaggaggaggaagacgacgacaaggaggaggaggaagacgACGACAATgaggaggaggacgaggagGACGACGAGGAGGACGACGACAACGAACAGCAGGACGACCAcgaggaggaggaggacgacGACAAGGAGGAGGAGACGACGACTacgaggaggaggaggaggacgactacgaggaggaggaggaggacgacGACAAGGAGGAGGCGGTCAATGTAA